The following proteins are co-located in the Gouania willdenowi unplaced genomic scaffold, fGouWil2.1 scaffold_61_arrow_ctg1, whole genome shotgun sequence genome:
- the LOC114460693 gene encoding uncharacterized protein LOC114460693 isoform X3, with amino-acid sequence MESRLFFWRPVGVWGYSLRCPRTACPAQGDSKAFLYRCGYSKTVRHICEMSGWYSMLTEVLACNECRKAAKESATLSIGRFLAWDAAILKQLSPAHQAMFPAVLTRMRGVDKQIIRLMRDRTVGNTMAKVWRQVQESHCEDYLHRKDLYTTLLSQLNKPGGIIRTLSHQFQRPPTRRELPSPQLLRKAFLISEVENIEDYRTQIMSTFGKVLKYDSTRKISVGCEMWSGCTDVILFHTVNHLPEWQTPVSGSAH; translated from the exons ATGGAAAG CCGTTTGTTCTTTTGGAGACCTGTCGGTGTGTGGGGTTACAGCCTTCGCTGTCCCAGGACGGCTTGCCCTGCACAAGGTGACAGCAAGGCTTTTCTTTACCGCTGTGGCTATTCCAAAACAGTGAGACATATCTGCGAGATGTCTGGCTGGTACTCTATGCTGACAGAGGTCCTGGCCTGTAATGAATGCCGGAAAGCTGCCAAGGAGTCAGCAACACTTTCTATTGGTCGCTTTTTGGCATGGGATGCAGCCATTCTCAAACAGCTCAGTCCAGCTCATCAAGCCATGTTCCCAGCAGTTTTAACACGGAT GCGCGGGGTGGACAAGCAGATCATTCGGTTAATGAGGGATCGCACTGTGGGCAACACCATGGCCAAGGTCTGGAGGCAGGTCCAGGAGAGCCACTGTGAGGATTACCTGCACAGAAAAGACCTCTACACCACCCTCCTTAGCCAGCTCAACAAACCTGGTGGGATCATAA GAACACTCAGCCATCAGTTTCAGCGTCCTCCAACAAGAAGGGAACTGCCGTCACCTCAGCTGCTGAGGAAAGCCTTCCTCATTTCTGAAGTAGAGAACATCGAGGACTACCGCACTCAGATCATGTCCACTTTTGGCAAAGTCCTCAAATATGACTCCACCAGGAAG atttctGTGGGATGTGAAATGTGGAGTGGCTGtactgatgttattttgtttcacacaGTAAATCACCTTCCGGAATGGCAAACCCCTGTAAGTGGCTCAgctcattaa
- the LOC114460693 gene encoding uncharacterized protein LOC114460693 isoform X2, with product MERSGKGWSSRMIGCGFIPLRVPEWWWVECPQQTAFFRSRLFFWRPVGVWGYSLRCPRTACPAQGDSKAFLYRCGYSKTVRHICEMSGWYSMLTEVLACNECRKAAKESATLSIGRFLAWDAAILKQLSPAHQAMFPAVLTRMRGVDKQIIRLMRDRTVGNTMAKVWRQVQESHCEDYLHRKDLYTTLLSQLNKPGGIIRTLSHQFQRPPTRRELPSPQLLRKAFLISEVENIEDYRTQIMSTFGKVLKYDSTRKSKDCGLQHFLQQQIPFLWDVKCGVAVLMLFCFTQ from the exons ATGGAAAGGTCAGGAAAAGGATGGTCCTCAAGGATGATAGGATGTGGTTTCATCCCCCTGAGAGTCCCGGAGTGGTGGTGGGTGGAGTGCCCTCAGCAGACTGCTTTTTTTCGCAGCCGTTTGTTCTTTTGGAGACCTGTCGGTGTGTGGGGTTACAGCCTTCGCTGTCCCAGGACGGCTTGCCCTGCACAAGGTGACAGCAAGGCTTTTCTTTACCGCTGTGGCTATTCCAAAACAGTGAGACATATCTGCGAGATGTCTGGCTGGTACTCTATGCTGACAGAGGTCCTGGCCTGTAATGAATGCCGGAAAGCTGCCAAGGAGTCAGCAACACTTTCTATTGGTCGCTTTTTGGCATGGGATGCAGCCATTCTCAAACAGCTCAGTCCAGCTCATCAAGCCATGTTCCCAGCAGTTTTAACACGGAT GCGCGGGGTGGACAAGCAGATCATTCGGTTAATGAGGGATCGCACTGTGGGCAACACCATGGCCAAGGTCTGGAGGCAGGTCCAGGAGAGCCACTGTGAGGATTACCTGCACAGAAAAGACCTCTACACCACCCTCCTTAGCCAGCTCAACAAACCTGGTGGGATCATAA GAACACTCAGCCATCAGTTTCAGCGTCCTCCAACAAGAAGGGAACTGCCGTCACCTCAGCTGCTGAGGAAAGCCTTCCTCATTTCTGAAGTAGAGAACATCGAGGACTACCGCACTCAGATCATGTCCACTTTTGGCAAAGTCCTCAAATATGACTCCACCAGGAAG AGCAAAGACTGTGGCTTACAGCACTTTTTACAGCAACAAATTCC atttctGTGGGATGTGAAATGTGGAGTGGCTGtactgatgttattttgtttcacacaGTAA
- the LOC114460693 gene encoding uncharacterized protein LOC114460693 isoform X1: MERSGKGWSSRMIGCGFIPLRVPEWWWVECPQQTAFFRSRLFFWRPVGVWGYSLRCPRTACPAQGDSKAFLYRCGYSKTVRHICEMSGWYSMLTEVLACNECRKAAKESATLSIGRFLAWDAAILKQLSPAHQAMFPAVLTRMRGVDKQIIRLMRDRTVGNTMAKVWRQVQESHCEDYLHRKDLYTTLLSQLNKPGGIIRTLSHQFQRPPTRRELPSPQLLRKAFLISEVENIEDYRTQIMSTFGKVLKYDSTRKISVGCEMWSGCTDVILFHTVNHLPEWQTPVSGSAH; the protein is encoded by the exons ATGGAAAGGTCAGGAAAAGGATGGTCCTCAAGGATGATAGGATGTGGTTTCATCCCCCTGAGAGTCCCGGAGTGGTGGTGGGTGGAGTGCCCTCAGCAGACTGCTTTTTTTCGCAGCCGTTTGTTCTTTTGGAGACCTGTCGGTGTGTGGGGTTACAGCCTTCGCTGTCCCAGGACGGCTTGCCCTGCACAAGGTGACAGCAAGGCTTTTCTTTACCGCTGTGGCTATTCCAAAACAGTGAGACATATCTGCGAGATGTCTGGCTGGTACTCTATGCTGACAGAGGTCCTGGCCTGTAATGAATGCCGGAAAGCTGCCAAGGAGTCAGCAACACTTTCTATTGGTCGCTTTTTGGCATGGGATGCAGCCATTCTCAAACAGCTCAGTCCAGCTCATCAAGCCATGTTCCCAGCAGTTTTAACACGGAT GCGCGGGGTGGACAAGCAGATCATTCGGTTAATGAGGGATCGCACTGTGGGCAACACCATGGCCAAGGTCTGGAGGCAGGTCCAGGAGAGCCACTGTGAGGATTACCTGCACAGAAAAGACCTCTACACCACCCTCCTTAGCCAGCTCAACAAACCTGGTGGGATCATAA GAACACTCAGCCATCAGTTTCAGCGTCCTCCAACAAGAAGGGAACTGCCGTCACCTCAGCTGCTGAGGAAAGCCTTCCTCATTTCTGAAGTAGAGAACATCGAGGACTACCGCACTCAGATCATGTCCACTTTTGGCAAAGTCCTCAAATATGACTCCACCAGGAAG atttctGTGGGATGTGAAATGTGGAGTGGCTGtactgatgttattttgtttcacacaGTAAATCACCTTCCGGAATGGCAAACCCCTGTAAGTGGCTCAgctcattaa